CATGTAGTCCTGGACATCGACGGCTGCCCGCACCGGATCAGACACCTTGAAGTAGATGACCGCGTCCACGCGGACGGTGACGTTGTCGCGGGTAATGCCGTCCTGGGCGGGCACCGGCATCGTGATGATCTGCATGTTGACTTTCTGCAGGCGATCCGCCAGGGGCAGCAGCCAGGTCAGCCCGGGCTGGCGCACCCGAGGCTGCACCCGCCCGAACCGGAAGACGACGCCTCGTTCGAATTGCTTGATGACGCGCACACTGGTGGCCAGCCACAGCGCGCCCAGCACACCCGCGACGGCGAGGACGTCTAACGCGATCACCATGCGTCCGTTCTTTGCCCAGCCAGTGGGACCGGCGGGCCCGCGTTCATGGGTCCGATTGTCCCACCGGCATTTCTGCTTCTCAACACTCCGCTGCTCAGGGTCGTTTCGACACCCGGTCGATCTTGTCGCGGTCTTGTGCTGGGTGAGCGTTAAGGGGAAGGTGGCTAGTAGGTCCGTGATCTGGGCCACACCCCCGCAACGGGTGGTATCGCCACCTTGAGGTGTGGGCGGATGAAGCGACCCGGAGGATGAGGAGAGGAGCGTCATGGCAGACAAGGCGACTACCGCCCAGGGCGCCGGAGCCGCCCCCGCTGTAGACAGTCCGGCCGCCGTTCGCAACGTGGTGCTGGTGGGCCCGTCGGGCGGCGGCAAGACCACCCTGGTAGAGGCGCTTCTGGTCGCTGCGGGCGTGTTGTCTCGACCCGGATCGGTGGTCGAGGGCACCACAGTCTGCGACTACGACGACGCCGAGATCCGCCAGCAGCGGTCAGTCGGACTTGCCTTAGCGTCACTGGCGCACGACGGCGTCAAGGTCAATCTGATCGACACGCCTGGCTACGCCGACTTCGTCGGCGAATTACGCGCCGGGCTGCGGGCCGCTGACTGCGCGCTGTTTGTGATCGCAGCCAACGAGGGTGTCGACGAGCCCACCAAGTTGCTCTGGCAGGAGTGCAAGCAGGTCGGGATGCCGCGGGCAGTGGTGATCACCAAGCTCGACCATGCCCGGGCCAGCTATCAGAATGCATTGGCCGCCGCCCAGAATGCGTTCGGCGACAAGGTTTTACCGCTGTATCTTCCTGCTGGGGACGGGCTGATCGGGCTGCTCTCACAAACGCAGTACGACTACAGCGGCGGCAAACGCACCACCCGCCCGCCCGACTCGTCGTACGCCGATCAGATCGAGGAGCAACGCGGCGTCCTGATCGAAGGAATCATCGAGGAATCCGAGGACGAGTCACTGATGGACCGATACCTCGGCGGCGAGAAAATCGACGAGTCGGTGCTCATCGACGATCTCGAAAAAGCGGTGGCCCGCGGTTCGTTTTTCCCGGTGATTCCGGTGTGCAGCACCACCGGCGTCGGCACCATGGAGTTGCTGGAGATCATCACCCGGGCGTTCCCGTCTCCGTTGGAACATTCGCTGCCGGAGGTGTTCACACCGCAGGGCGCACCCCGCAATAGCCTCACCTGTGACCCCAATGCACCGTTGCTTGCCGAGGTGATCAAGACGACGTCCGACCCCTATGTCGGCCGGCTCAGCCTGGTGCGGGTGTTCTCGGGGACCATCAAGCCCGACGCGACCGTTCATGTGTCAGGGCATTTCAGCTCATTTTTTGGCGCAAGCAATGGCCACGCCGACCACGACGAGGACGAACGCATCGGGACGCTGTCCTTCCCGCTGGGTAAACAGCAGCGTCCCGCTCCCGTCGTGCTGGCGGGCGACATCTGTGCGATCGGTCGGCTCAGCAGGGCCGAAACCGGCGACACCCTCTCCGACAAGTCGGAGCCGCTGGTGCTCAAACCGTGGACGTTGCCCGAGCCGCTGTTGCCGATCGCGGTCCAGGCGCACGCCAAGACCGACGAGGACAAGCTGTCGGTCGGATTGGGCCGATTGGCTGCCGAAGATCCAACCTTGCGCATCGAACAGAACCAAGAAACCCACCAGATCGTGCTGTGGTGCATGGGTGAAGCCCATGCCAGCGTCGTCCTCGACGCCTTGGCCAACCGCTACGGCGTGACCGTGGACACCGTGGAGTTGCGCGTACCACTGCGAGAAACCTTCGCCGGCAAGGCCAAAGGCCATGGGCGCCACGTCAAGCAGTCCGGTGGACACGGGCAGTACGCCGTCTGCGACATCGAGGTCGAGCCGTTGCCGGAGGGCTCGGGTTTCGAATTCCACGACAAGGTCGTCGGCGGCGCAGTGCCCCGGCAGTTCATCCCCAGCGTGGAGAAGGGCGTGCGAGCCCAGATGGACAAAGGCGTGCATGCCGGCTATCCGGTGGTCGACATCCGGGTCACCTTGTTCGACGGCAAGGCCCACAGTGTCGACTCGTCGGACTTCGCCTTCCAGATGGCCGGTGCACTAGCACTGAAGGATGCCGCCGCGGCGACCAAAGTGATCTTGCTCGAACCGATCGACGAAGTTTCAGTGCTGGTGCCCGACGACCTTGTCGGCGCGGTGATGAGCGACCTTTCGGGGCGGCGCGGCCGGGTGCTCGGCACCGACACGGCCGGCGATGAGCGCACGGTGGTGAAGGCGGAGGTCCCGCAAATCGAGTTGACCCGCTACGCCATCGACTTGCGGTCGCTGTCGCATGGCGCGGCGTCGTTTACCCGGTCGTTCGTGCGTTACGAACCCATGCCGGAGTCGATCGCCGCCCGAATGAAAAAACCTGACTGACCGCTACGCGCCCCGCTACTGGTTCAGCCATGCCAGGGCCGAATCCAGGTTGCGCACGTCCACCCCGATGCGACGGCATTC
This Mycobacterium xenopi DNA region includes the following protein-coding sequences:
- a CDS encoding elongation factor G-like protein EF-G2, giving the protein MADKATTAQGAGAAPAVDSPAAVRNVVLVGPSGGGKTTLVEALLVAAGVLSRPGSVVEGTTVCDYDDAEIRQQRSVGLALASLAHDGVKVNLIDTPGYADFVGELRAGLRAADCALFVIAANEGVDEPTKLLWQECKQVGMPRAVVITKLDHARASYQNALAAAQNAFGDKVLPLYLPAGDGLIGLLSQTQYDYSGGKRTTRPPDSSYADQIEEQRGVLIEGIIEESEDESLMDRYLGGEKIDESVLIDDLEKAVARGSFFPVIPVCSTTGVGTMELLEIITRAFPSPLEHSLPEVFTPQGAPRNSLTCDPNAPLLAEVIKTTSDPYVGRLSLVRVFSGTIKPDATVHVSGHFSSFFGASNGHADHDEDERIGTLSFPLGKQQRPAPVVLAGDICAIGRLSRAETGDTLSDKSEPLVLKPWTLPEPLLPIAVQAHAKTDEDKLSVGLGRLAAEDPTLRIEQNQETHQIVLWCMGEAHASVVLDALANRYGVTVDTVELRVPLRETFAGKAKGHGRHVKQSGGHGQYAVCDIEVEPLPEGSGFEFHDKVVGGAVPRQFIPSVEKGVRAQMDKGVHAGYPVVDIRVTLFDGKAHSVDSSDFAFQMAGALALKDAAAATKVILLEPIDEVSVLVPDDLVGAVMSDLSGRRGRVLGTDTAGDERTVVKAEVPQIELTRYAIDLRSLSHGAASFTRSFVRYEPMPESIAARMKKPD